In the Dysidea avara chromosome 14, odDysAvar1.4, whole genome shotgun sequence genome, TTATGTTATAAGTATGTAGTCTTAGTCCATGTCTAATTTATATGCATTAATTTATGACCTGGCttgttatagctaataataattatattaattcaTGGAATTGCAGCTTTCAATCGATTTTAATGATTTACCCGGTACTGCATGTTGTGCTATATATGCACGAAGtgcatgtagctatttatactAACTTACCATAGTTCTGCTTACACAATAATTCACATTAATTTCTACCCAGCATGCATTTGACCACTGGTATAtgtccagtcacataatagaaTAGCTAGATATTTATGGTGTGCTATATAAATAATTTGCTATTTATCTATTATACTGGACAGGCAGACTGACATGCCCATCGCTACTCCATTAAGAACAATTAGTAATTATAGATTATAGAATTAATACTcaaattgagtttgtacattgcaaataaataaataagtaaatatttTACTGGACAGGCAGAATGATGCCTGATTTGTTCAAGGGACTCGTGACTAGCTAGCCCAAAAGGTTGCTAGACTACTCAAGAAGTTCATCCGATTTAATCAACATATGCATGCTCCACATGATTTGAATGGTGAAGGCCAGATATATGATACATGCAGCACATAGCAGCTTATAGCATGGAGAAGAAACGTGCGCGAAGTACTATGAGGCAaacaaatagctagctagctagctacaaataagcGCGACAGCAGTGTGCTAGCTATGTAATTTCTACATAGTATATGCCAGTAGGTAGTACAGCCAAAACAAAGGTATATTTAATGAAACTGAACTGCAAAAGCTACGTATTTGTAAACCCAGTTGAATTTATGCAAGCAACGCTAAGCGTCTCAGAATTAAATTATATCGTTCCGTACGCGTACGGGGCCCTATACGCGTACGGgatgcccatacgcgtatgggacaggGAAAATGCCCATATGCGTACgggatatcccatacgcgtatgggacaaaATACGCGTACGGGATGCAACAGAACCACCTCCAGCATTTATCGCATCCTATCCACTTTTTCTGCGCCTCTTCGTCATCATCGTCGTAGGATTTTCCACACTCTTGACAATTGGAATCTTCATCTACACAAGGGTATATACTTGGCTAGCTTGTCATCTGCGTACAAAGCTAGTGGCAATATACAGCTGTAAAGCTGTCCATGTGCTGTGTATTCATTGCTGTGCATACATATGATTGTATTTAGTTGAGGCTatttcaactaaatcttttttTTTCTCGGGCCCGACTAACCATGTatttttctgtacaaaaatatttACGTTCACACGTGATTGTACAGATAACGCCACAAAGTTACCTTTTAAGCTTATCACAAAGTAAATATTTCACCTTATGGCAGCCTACTGACAAGTGGCACAGTAATCATAATGTAGCTTAGATACCGTTTGACTCACAAAATTACTCTTCACAGCCACCAAAAAGTAATATGATTTTTATTTAAATTTTACCAACCTTGTACTTGGCTGATATTGGCCCGAGGAAGAAAAGATTTAATTGAAGTTGCCTGCCTGACTATACAGAACTATGCTAGCTAAGTACATGTACATCCACATAAATAAGTCTGTGTGACTATTAACTATTGAATACTCACCTTCATCATGATCATCACATACTGGCTCTTTATCAGGTGGTGTTGTTGCACATTCTCCTTCCAACCTAGCCACGATCTCATCACTTGTCAGAGCCTCTCCATAGCAGGTTTGCTTCACTCTCTTTTTACGTTTAGATGACTTTTCATGGTGTTTTTTCtgtaaaatttttgtgaagtgcCATGTAAGATGGGCACGCATGGGTGTTAACTCAGCCCCACAACTCTTGCAACTACCTCGCAAGACAATGGGAGATGAGGCCTGCACTATGGTTGTGGCTGTTCTCGGCTCCTTTGCAGGTTGTTGAAATGGAACACCTGTTGCAAGTTTTAAATCTTTGATAGCACTTCGATTTAATGGATGTAGTCCAGCAGCTCTAAATCCTGAAATAATGTGGCTTTCCTTGAAAGAGTTGTCCCACAATTGTTTGATCAGTGATGGGAAAATGTTTTTGTCACATTCTCAGCCATAGTCTGCATCTTGTACTCCTTCAAAATGTTGTAATAACACTGCTTCAGTGGACGAAATACCCCAACATCCATCGGTTGCAAAATGTGCGTCAAGTTTGGTGGAAGACACATGATATGTACCTTATGTTCTCTTGCCACATTAATCAGTTCTAGATTTATGTGGGAGTGATGCCCATCGACAAAGAGAATAACTGGACCATTTTGCAAAAGTAGCTCAACTTCCTTCAAAAAAATTTTGGTAAACCAGCTAAGGAAGTTAGCACCCTCCATCCATCCAGAGGAAGATACACTGTATGCTGCACCAGGAGGACCTCCTTGCTTCCATGTATCATACATGTGTTTTGCTTTATACACAGTGAATGGTGGCAACCTTCTGCCAGATGCTGATCCACAATCTGAAAATTATGTAAACTAATAGGTTTAGTATATAAATTGGGCTTACCTAAAACAGTAATATACTCACGCCCAGAACCTCCTCCTACTTCATACACAGCTTTTGATCCTTTCTTTGCCAGGACTTGTTTAGATGCTACTGCTGTGCAGAACCCTGTTTCGTCACAATTCCACAGCCTCTCTGCAATTGCCTCGCTTTCAAACTTATCAAGTTTTGATGATGCAAACAGCTTTCTTACCCGCTCAAACCACTCGTCCAATACAATTGGATCATTTGCTTGGGCACGCTTCT is a window encoding:
- the LOC136243962 gene encoding tigger transposable element-derived protein 2-like, which produces MASKATWGIEEMKTAVDRVKKKEITLREAGKLYGIPKSTLSDHVTGKSSKAYAGAPRGLSDEDEVEIVITCQVLAEMGFPLNVYYVGTVIKDYLEQQGKQNPFGDTGMPGRDWWSRFLSRHSSLAQRRPQHLSKKRAQANDPIVLDEWFERVRKLFASSKLDKFESEAIAERLWNCDETGFCTAVASKQVLAKKGSKAVYEVGGGSGHCGSASGRRLPPFTVYKAKHMYDTWKQGGPPGAAYSVSSSGWMEGANFLSWFTKIFLKEVELLLQNGPVILFVDGHHSHINLELINVAREHKVHIMCLPPNLTHILQPMDVGVFRPLKQCYYNILKEYKMQTMAENESHIISGFRAAGLHPLNRSAIKDLKLATGVPFQQPAKEPRTATTIVQASSPIVLRGSCKSCGAELTPMRAHLTWHFTKILQKKHHEKSSKRKKRVKQTCYGEALTSDEIVARLEGECATTPPDKEPVCDDHDEASIVLYSQAGNFN